tcaatcatttgcctttatcttctgaCTGTTactctgggaggctacaatttagcacatggctttaaatctgactttacataaagacaaacccctccacccatttttaatccctctgtccctcctaaaaagtgtgtaaccatttaaattcacagttcagtaacatagtaacatagtaagttgggttgaaaaaagacaaacatccataacgttcaaccataatacctatatataacctaacttctagttgatccagaggaaggcaaaaaaccccatctgaagcctctctaatttgccgcagaggggaaaaaattccttcctgactccaagatggcaatcggaccagtccctggatcaacatgtactaagagctatctcccataaccctgtattccctcacttgctaagaatccatccagccccttcttaaagttatataatgtatcagccagcgcgattcggggagggaattccacaacttcacagctttccgaatatttaaatggaacctcccttcttctaaatggagtgggtgccctcgtgtccgttggaaggacctactggtaaataaaacattagaaaggttaatatatgatccccttatatatttatacatagttatcatgtcacctcttaagcgcctcttctctagtgtaaacagacccaacttggccattctttcttcataactgagactttccataccctttaccaacttagttgcccttctctggaccctctctaactcaataatgtcccgtttgagcactggagaccagaactgaacagcatattctagatggggccttaccagcgctctgtaaaggggaagaataaccccctcctcccgtgaatctataccccttttaatacagctcaaaaccttgtttgcccttgcagctgctgcctggcattgcttgctacagccaagtttattatctacaaggactccaaggtccttctccattatggatttgcctagtgcagtcccattaagggtataagtggcttgcatatttttacatcccaggtgcatgaccttacatttatccacattaaatctcatctgccacttagccgcccagattgccagttggtcaagatcctgctgcaaggatgctacATCCTCGATAGAATtaactggtctgcagagttttgtgtcatctgcaaacactgatacattacttataataccctcccctaagtcatttatgaacaagttaaacaaaagtggacccagtacagaaccctgagggaccccagtgagaaccttattccaagtagagaatgtaccattaacaaccaccctctgtacccgatcctgtagccagttttctatccatgtgcaaacgacttcactaagaccaatagaccttagtttagaaagcagtcgtttgtggggaacggtatcaaatgctttggcaaaatccaaatagattatatctactgcatccccactgtccagcttcttacttacctcatcataaaaagcaattaaattggtctgacatgacctgtccttcataaagccatgctgattactgctcataatgccattctccagtacataattttgtatgtgatcccttaacaagccttcaaataacttgcccaccacggatgtcaaatttacaggcctataactgccaggctgagatcttactccctttttaaatataggaatgacattcgccttcttccaatccctaggtaccatacctgatgaaagtgagtctgagaatatcagaaacaagggccactgtaattctgaccctagctctctcagtacccgagggtgtattccatctggctcaggtgccttgtttacatttatcttgtgtaaccctttatgcaccatatcctgtgtcaaccactgtgtagttggaaaATGTTACATTACTTGCATGCAACAGCAGTAGTAATAACATTTTGCTTTAACATTTTGCCATCTGTAATGAGGTGAGCAGTGTATATGATCTACTTaaattttgctaaagtattttaTACAGTATCACACAAAGTTACAACAACCtagcaaatgaggttcaatattaATACGTGCAagcttatgcactttggtagaaataacataaatgcccGTTATACACTAAATAGGGATCTCCTTAACTGAGAATGATATGGAGATTTTGTGCCTAAGAAACTGTGTAACTCCAGttcataaaggggtggttcacctttaaactgacttttagtattttatagaataacctattctaagcaaccttttcgatttgtcttcattatttatttgttatagtttttgaattatttgatttcttctaactctttgcagttttgaaATGGGGgttcattgaccccagcagccaaaaaactattgctctgcaaagctacagttttattggtactttttgtaactttccttTATATccaggctctctcctattcatataacggtctctcatccaaaccactccctggttgctaaggtaacttggaccctagcaacccaataacTGCTGACTCCAAGCCAGAGAGCTCCTGAactaaaaattaaataactaaaaaactacaaataaaaaatgatgaccaattgcaaattttctctctgcattatactaaaagttaattcaaagggtAACAACCCCCTTTAAGAAATTAATGAGCTAGAAACacagtgcagagacatgcaagtATATTAGAGAATATTATAGAATGATAGTCCATATAAAAGATCAACTATCCAAAGGCCAACTATTTAGACTTGGGTAACTAAACTtgcatttgaagcagtgtaagtgCTTCTTCTTTACAGTGAgaacagtgaggttgtggaatgcactgccgggtgatgttgtgatggcaggtTTTAGAAAAGGTTTTTAACAGTGACTGGGACTTCTTGAACAAGTATTTTAGGATCTTAAGATTGGCAGTTTGTTTGGTATAGGTATTTGTATGtgcagtttatatatgtgagtgtatagatcagtATACTGTAGGTATGTTTATgttggggttcatttggaggggtgaTTAAAAGCATAATGTTTGCCCAGATATAACTAATATGATGTTTGCTCTTAAAcaatgacaagtaaatgctacctgcagatTGTTTGCTATTGGTGATTTAATATGTAACAAGCTATGCACGTAGTTGAAAGACTTTTATAAGCCTACAGTAATTTTGTACAATTGCACACCCACATATGCATATATACAAGAAAACagcttttatatatgtatatatgtgtattttgtAGATATTTCTATTTGATGAAACATGACAGTATAAAAACATATACTTTTTAAGTTATGTATGTTACAATTAACTTTCTTACAAAGGCATTTTAATATTCATATAAATGTTGCCTACCTTATTTTCTGTGTGTTAACTGTATAATTTAAATACCAACCACATGCATGGTTTAACGTGACCATTGCTAAAAAAAGTGGATATTTTTGGGAAAACCTTTGTCATAGTAGGAgtagaaaatattttgctttcaaTAATGAAAGAAGGCAACTttagaataattttaaaaatgtttatttcagaACATTCTTTCACAAGCTGTGTCAGTTTGATTGTTTGTCATTAACTGATGTCTGATGTCCAAACTTCTGCTACTGTTACTGCTGAGCCTTAACGATATTTGGATGTCAGAACATTAGATACGGAAACCAGGAACTTGTCCAGGGCCTTATGGGTTGCAGGGTCAAACTGCTTAGGGAAATGGATAGCAACAACCACCAGAATTTGATGGGCCAGCAActgcaaaagaaagaaagaaagacaatcAGAATAGGTGTGCATGGTAGCAAGCATAAAGGTCATTAAGTTAAGTTAAGTAGTATAGAGTGTTTCAAATTAAACAGGACATAGAGTCATTTTGGGGGTATTTACATAAGCTCTTAATTAGCTGGACTTGATATCTTATTAAATacataaagataaaaacaaaaacagtctACGCAGTATATATaccttttatatattatttacactccaaatatatataaaaattagaaatatagaaaatttaTAATACACATTGCAAAGCACTTACTGGGAAGTTGCCTGGATCCACTCTCAGGTCATAGGCATGGAGGTCACTCAGCTTGGACAGGCATCCGGCAATGTTGTCCAGATGGTTGCAAGCCTCATTCAGAGCATCCGAAACTTTCTTGCCATGAGCCAAGATGTGTTTTGAATGTTCGCTGAAGTCAAAATCAGGAAAGTAGGTTTTGGTCTTGGGAGCACACATGAACATCCTGTTGAAAAAAATGAGAGTAAAGGGATAATTTTAATATCCATCAGGCACCTTTTAAGGAAATGGCATGTTTAACCCATTCAGCAACTTTATTAAGGACCATCTGACAATAAATTTATCCTAATTCATTTTAGCAATTGGTTAACAGCATTAATTCAGAGCATAATTTACCTGTGCAAAGCTTCTCCGCCATATTTGTCACCATGAGCAGCTACAGAAGGCCAAATGGCCTTGATGTGTTTCTTGTCATCAGCTGTAAGATGCATTGTTGTTTGTGTTGTGCAATAAGCAGTCCACACCAGATGCTAAAGCTACTGCGACAGTCCTCTTTATATAGGGTCATGGGAGCTTCCTATGGCTACAAGTACAGACATTTACACGCCTTCCTCCGTAGCCATTGGACTGGCATATGACCAGCTCCACCTTCCTCTTTAGGCTCCACTCCCTAACTCCCATATACTGGATCAATGCCAAGGTACAAAAAGGTACATGCATTTAGTcccttttagcttttttttttcacaaaatacatttaatttttcaGTACCTATAACACTGACTCCTTAGATCTTAAAAAATGCTAATCTATTTCTTGACATGTTTTGCAAATATATTTCTTGAAGATTTATTACTAAATGCTGCAGCTGTTTGTATGAACATACATTTGTTGGCTTATGTACTGTATAACAGGCTAGATATAACAGCATATTGCATTGAACACCAAGCTTGTATAGTTTATACTTTTCAGTGCTATAGTTAAAGTATATATAGTCTTTTGTGTACTTACTGTACTATCTAAAATGTGTTCCTGATTAAAAACGCATACTCTTCCAATTTTCTTTCTATAAATGCACACTATATGGAAAACAtggcatgatatatatatagtataccaaaagaagaagaaataaaaatgtactgttgcctttcTGCATTATGTCATCCATATAAAAACAAGCTAAATTTAATTTCCTAGTATTTAATAACATATAATATTATTTGGTTTACTATAATCATTGGAAATAACATAGTAATGGTTTCTGGGCTTATTATACTGCCAAAAATGAAAATGCTACAAAATCAACTAAATATACGATTATCAAGACAGTTTGCATGAACATATACATTTGTTGGCTTAGGTATAACAGCCTGTTACACCTaagccaacaaatgtatattaatattgcaTTTAACACCAAGCTTGTATAGTTTATACTTTTCTGTGCTATAGTTAAAGCATATATAGTCTTGTCTATAAtgttaaaccaataaaaaaagcatactttcccatttttttttctgtaaatgtacactatatacaatatatagcatgatatatatagtataacaaaagaagaagaaataaaaatatactgttgcCTTTCTGCATTAAGTCATCAGTAAAAAAACAAGCTAAGTTTAATTTCCTAATATATTAGTTGGTTTACTATAATACTTGAAAATAACAAAGTAATGGTTTCTGGGCTCATTATACTGCCAAAAAGGAAAATGCTACAATataaactaaaaatacatttatcaagACAGTTTAAGTTGCATATCAAAAACCTGTACATTAAGTTTACATTTGTTTCAAACAACTATGTCAATTCTAATGTAATACGTTTAAGCAGAATGTGTTTACTTTATAAGGGAGCAAACTAAAAACACAACTGCCACctttataaaacattttgtaattttagtactaaaaatatttttacaaagtgGTTAGAATTTCTCTAAACTCTGTAGCTGCAGAACTTTATTGCTTAATCAGCAATTAGAGCTTATTTAAACTAAAAGTAAGAAAACCAATATGTAgatattacatttaatttacagCATTCATTTGCTGTATTTATCATACCAGTGGTTGAATCTCACAGAAATGAGACACCGCCCATGTTTTTGTAATATATACCTATATGCCTCATAAAATTGTACACATTGGGTTTTTTATAAACCCTGCCATTCCTGGTTCCCACAGTTTGATGTTTAACCCAAGCAATAGGAAATAGGATTAGTTCCTCTGCCCTTGCTGTGCCTGTTTTGTCTGATGCTGACTCCCTAAGGTTTTGTAATAACACATAATCCTAAGCCTTCGTTTTGTGCGACAACTCCTTTCCTTTTGTCCATTTACCAGTATCCATATATTTCAACCTACCCACACTTGTCCCTAATCAACTACATTTTCAAAGTGATCTTACCTGCTTTTTCCTCATCACCCATTTACCTCACCTTTATTCTGTACAATTCCAAGTTAAATATGTAATTGATTCCTTAAAACAATTGTAAAATGACACATTTTATCAGAGGAGAAACTAGTTTAATGTAACCATGTTACAACCAATGTATTATCTACTCATGAATCAACTTACTCAGGGGTCTCAGATAGAGCAGGCTATTTTAACAAAACGTGAAGTGCAAGGTAGTAAAGGGAGTAAAGTAATGGGAGAAACATGTAAGGGGAGAAAAAGGTACGTGGGTAAAGGTGAGAAAGAAGAGGAGCCCAAAACTGGAGATAACAATGGATagagcagaaaagaaaaagcatataaagaaaaacaggcaaaaaaaacccaagaagGTTCTCTCCTACTGACACTCGAGTGCACAGTAATGAAAGAAAAAGAGCTACTAAATCTAAATAGCTACATTTCTTTTGTTAGAATGAACAAAAATTAAGCACGCTattcaacagaaaaaaaatctttagcttATTTTGCTAGATATAAACACATCATATGCACTTTTCTAAGACAATAAAGATAAAAAGCCAGTGTGATGTGGGTAGAAGAAGGTGGGCAGCACTATCATACTGTGCAAAGACagtttgcttaacaaacacaagcaAAACTAAATACAGATTAAAAGAATACCTACAGCTAAAAACATGTAATGAGCCaaacaaaaaacagcaaaaaaagtcAGATAGAATGTGGCAGAAGATCCATGAATGTGTCAGCCACGGGGTCTCAAAGTAAATGTTACAAACACCAGAATAGATGCAGGGCAAATAGAAAACAACACACTCTAGTATTTAGGTTGAATGGCAGGCATCATTTCACTCCAAAATAAGGCTAAGATCATGGCAGGCAGCAAGCAGAGACCAATTCAATGAATTGGTTAGGTGAACCAGTTAGGTCATCAGCAACAGATGATCAGAAGTCAATAGCAGAGAAGACTCCTCTTTGTGGAAAGACATAGAGTTTGCTTctgcaaaaacattaaaaacatattcctacatataaatattttcctcaaaattatgaaaatggacattaatgttttattacttcCATGATATTTCCAGTGCTCCATGAACATGAATATGCAACTGCAGAAGTACATTAGCCCCATAGACATCACTTCCCAGCATACCCTGCTAATTGATATAATGTAATTCTGTATTTTGCCATTAATATTTTATGAAGATATGAAGATAAGTGTATTAAACATGATTTTTTGCAGTTCAGCATGTATATATGCTGATACCATTTATGTCACACCTTGATCTTGATGTTTTGAAATGGTTGTAATGAATTTATGA
The genomic region above belongs to Xenopus tropicalis strain Nigerian chromosome 9, UCB_Xtro_10.0, whole genome shotgun sequence and contains:
- the hba1 gene encoding hemoglobin subunit alpha → MHLTADDKKHIKAIWPSVAAHGDKYGGEALHRMFMCAPKTKTYFPDFDFSEHSKHILAHGKKVSDALNEACNHLDNIAGCLSKLSDLHAYDLRVDPGNFPLLAHQILVVVAIHFPKQFDPATHKALDKFLVSVSNVLTSKYR